TGATATGATCAACTCATGGAACATGGAATATGAGTGACACATAAATCCTTGAGCGATATCTTTGCGTCACTTTCTCACCATATAGTCCAAAGCAGTGGGAGAAGGACTGAGCACAGAGGAGCTCCATCCCCTGCGATGCACAGTACTGCACAGGCCAGGCATCCCGCTCCAAATCCCCATAGCAGAGCGCCTGAGCAGGAAGCAAGAGGAAAGGGAAAAGCCTGCGCCTCTGTGGAAAAAGAGACATCCAGTGATGCTCTAAGTaggagagagaggctgcttGTCTAATAAATAAATCCTCTCCTCCTTTAAAGAGCATGAAAGTGCACATCAGTTACCGTGATGAGTTGTGTAATCACAGGCCATTGATTCTGAGAGAGGTCTGCTCCCGTCGGGTAGTGGCCAGACGCTGTCAGAACAACAACGCTTCGCTCCGGAGCCCTCTCCAGATCCTCCAGAAGTTTCTCCAAACAAACGCCCCGCCGCCTGTCATCCCAGTAATAATACTCACGGATATCTTGGATCCCCGCTGCCTGGAAGATACCAGCCAACGAGTCTGCAGGGAGGATCAAGACAAACTCCTCAAGATTAGTAAACGGCAGGATGTAATTACAGGATGGAGCCATTACTATGAGTGAAGAGCCATTACTATGAGTGAATACTTTTTTAAAGATGATTTAATTATCCAACCTTTTGACTTCCAGTCTGAGCAGCAGATGCTAATAAAGCACTTTTAAAGCTTCCACCTGCTGTCTTTATCACAAACTGTGTATTTGCACCTGTTTAAACATCATATCCTGattttgcaaatgaaaataaaaagagcacACCCTGCAATTTAACAAGTACAGCAATGCATATAACGCACTCTGCACACAGACACGTTCAGATTCACAGTTCACAGGTGTCCTCCATCTCCATATAATCATCCACGTCAAGTGAATACGCTCCATCTGAAAGGTGCAAAACTCAGTGAATGTCGGGCATGTTTGTCAaggatgtgtatgtgtttatggcCATTTATTGTCCAACCACATGTTTACATTTCTTCAGTCTCCTTCTGTCCATCAGAAATCTCCCTGTGTGTATGTCACAGTCACTTAATTGCTATAGATACAATGAGTCCATtgtttgcctgtctgtcatTCATGTCATCTGCAGTGTTGTGCTAGTCACTGAAAAAGTACTAACTAAATTACTGATTCCTTCCACAACAAAATATGATAAATAACGTTTAAGTTACTTTTTGGAATGTCTACTAATGTGCATATAGCTTTCATTTAAGCCTTTAATGTCTGGTCTGCAGTCGAGCATACAGTTGCATCACCACACTGGGATCATTGGCTCCAGTACAGTACTGTTTAAGCCTCTTGCACTCTTGCAGGTGTATGTTTAGATGCTGTTAAGAGGAAGTGAGGTTTTATTTACCATCACAAGGGGAAGAGAGGTAGACCGGCCCGCACCAGGCAGCACAGGCATCATACCAGTGCTTCAAGAGTTCAGCTCCAAGACGCACAGCAGCGGTAAAGCCAGGAGTCTGGACACCTAACACCTGCGACAAAAGTGAGGAAATGCCAAGAGTTGTTATTATGACTGATGCTGATCTTCTATTCATTTATTCTAAAGTAGACACTGGATGTAAATCCATGATTACTGATTTCTGCTCGGTGCCATCAGGTAATCACAGTGCTGATTAACTGAATGATTAGACACAGGCTACTGCTTCATCTCTATGTGCTTATTGCTACGCAAACTGAGGTGTACATAAGTACCTAAGCTATAATCACTTGTAGTGTTTATGTACAGCAGATTACCCGATTCTCCACTATAGCCCGGCAGCTCTTTCCCAGAGCAACCTCTGTGGCTCGCCGGGTGAATTCTGCCAAGCCAAGAGGAGGTGGGTACTCTGGGCGAAGGGTGGGGTCAGCGCTTAACTGTTGCTTTATCTTTCCAACCAGACGCAGTGCAAAGGTGTTCCCTTCTTCGCTGTAATACTCTGTGAAAGACAGTTGCTggcaatgtttgttttcaggcaCCACAGCACAAACTGCAAAACATCATTAACATATCAAAGCTTTTGCAAttggaaaggaaaagaaagggcACAGTGAGAGCAAACCATAATGGAGCCCCTCAGAAAGTCCACCGTGGAGTACTATCAACAGACGATTTCTTAAATATGTGCATTCCAGTGTTAATGTGAGATTTATGAAGAGGCAGCAGGCTGGTAAACCTTTAAGTCAGTGTGGTCGTGCCTTCAGCTGATTTTGAACACGATTGTTCCACTGAAGATAATAAGGTGAAGTCATTTCATGACTTTTTCCCTTTGCAGGTATTTCAAGAGCACTCAGGTCCACCTTGAGCCCCCCTGCTGCGCCATTTTCCAACCGATAAACATCTGATTATGGGGATTTGGGGATTTCTGGGGGTTTCTGAAAGCTGTTGTAATCACAGACACTTGATCCCTGTCTTCCACAACTCATGGACACAAatcctggagctgctgggtCATGAATTAAGAACTACCATCCTAAAAGTGTCTGTATTTAGAGTTATAATTCAATTTAATAATTCAGTGTTAATGGACTATCCATTGAAGGCTTATGGTCAGATTTAAAGTTTAGGGAGCCTGAATAACTCATACACTGCACCTGCTAACTGTGACTGCAGGCCTGCAGAAGAGGACCCTCATAACCTGTTCTCCCTCACTTCCACAATATTACGACGAGCTTTGAAACAACAGATTCGCCAACGTCGCCATGATGAACCGAAGCTCATGAATGAAATATGAGCTGGAGAagtccttcctctgctctcGTTTCCAGCttgaaatgagtgaaaaggAGCGGACTCACCTCTCCCCGCCAGGTAAACTTTGCAggcctgtgtgtctctcttgAAGGCGGACAGAAGCCTTGTTTCAGGACTCACTGCTCCGCTTTGAGTGCTGGTAAACACAGACAGGCGACCTCCTGGGTCTGGGTCTTCATTTTGGCTGACCCCCCTCTCATCCAGGCTGCTGCCGGGTCGGCTCATCTTGAACCCATCGAGGCACATCAGCCCCGCTAGCCGCGAGCCTTTTGTTTAGCCACTGTTGCTAGGCTACAGCACGTATGTGGATACTGTCGCCCCGGCAACGCTGATGGATGAGTTGGTCACAGGCTAATTTGTGGCTCCGCTGAGTTTACTTTGGCCTTCGCAGTGATCAGTCATCAAATAGGCGAGCCCCTCTGGAAATGAAGGCATCAGTTTGCAGGTtcggagaggaggagactggccCCGCATGAGTCCGCTGCAgcctctgacactgacagcCGGTCAGTTCACAGAAGACCCCCCGCTGCTCGTTAAGGTTTGTTTGGGTGGTTCTTGAAAAGGCCTCCTTAAATTAAGACACGATGCCTCAAGAGGGAACATTTAATGATTGTACAAAATCAACACGAGCTGCACAGAGGCTTTTCCTGCACGTTTTGGAAAGGATTTCTTGGATTTCATCAAACTTACCTTGATTGTAGAACTAGTAATATTCTGCACGAAGAGACACCCTGATTCCCCGCAGTGCAAGGCTCTTTAAGTTATAACAGAACACCACAGTGCTTGTGCATCATGCATCTGAGAAATTGAGCTTTTTCTTCTGGGCAGAAAATTACTTGGAAATGAAGAAGGAGCAGTGAACTGAAAGCCTAAAAGgactgaaaatcaaaaaaaaatgtaaaaaaatctaggtaaaaaaaaacttgaagcTTTTTAGAGACAATCACTTGGTTGTGAAACTCACTCTATAAGCTGGTAATCACAAATAACTGCACTAGATGGCAGTAGATGGCCAAAGTAGGCAGTTAGTGCTGTCCATTAGCTGACCAGGAAGGAGTAATCAAAGGGCCACATTTTTCACGAGCCTGCCTCATCCACTGTGTTTTATCTATGAATACCAGATTCGTCTATTtaagaaataacatttttatgtgtaaaaGTGGATTCTGAGTCAAAAGGATAGAGGAGGGTTGCCTCCTGCAGCTGCCAGCAGAGAAGTTTGTATCTTTGCCCTCTCTGAGAATTTTTCGGTATGTGATTATTAAATGTTAGCACATAATGGTGagtgttgggaaaaaaaaaaaaaaaaaaaagagacaggaaaATATTTACCTTTGAATTTGTTGATTGCTTGGCTCGTTTTTCTTCTATTAAACTGCATTGTGGCTGCAGTTCAAATATCTGTGGGATATTTGCCCGGTTGGGAGTAAGAAAAATTGCTGCCTAAGATCAAAATGGGCCCAGAACTACAAAGGTAACAGCAAAAGTTGGAATAATGAAGCCACTGTTGATTCTCTGACACCGGGCTTGTGGTCATTTTCTGGATTCTTACATCTCCTGCTTTACTGTCATATAatgaggctgctgtcagtgtgagtAGTGAGATGGAGGATGTCATGGAGGAGGTTGGAAGCTGGACTCAGTGGTTTGTGCCGCAGTCATGCTGCCACATTGACTCGATTGGATTTAATGGCTCCTAACTGGTGAGCTCTGAAATCTACATTTGACGTCAAAGGACTTTCTTTTTGTCCGACACGCAGCGCGTTCTGAAAACTGGCCGTAACGCCGGCTCAGGACAagttgttggcatattttaaGTCTAGAGAATTTAATGTGTAAtcaagagaagagagagaaaaaactaaTGCGCACTTCAAAGTAGACCCGCGATTGAAAACGTTTAATCAGACACCAGCGTTTGAGCAGAGTTGTCACGCAGACGCATTATTTAAAAATGATTGAAGACAAATGAGTCATTTGGAGTTGAGTCTTCCTTCGTGGAACAGCTGCTCCTccaacagcagttttctgaagtcttcctgagcccatgtagtccTTTATCCAAtcctttccaggacgccccgttcatacccaatcatgatgctctcacctgtttacctgtggaaggttccaaacaggtgtttttggagcattctaTGTCTTTCCCAggctttagttgctcctgtcccgacttgtttgaaacatgttgctgtatcagattcagaataagcagatatttacagaaatcgatgaagctgatgaggtcagacatcaaaaatattgtcttttccATCGggtttatgtcaaaaaggattatcaagtcatcacattttgttttgttttcatccctTTTGAATCAGGGTTTtgctttcactttttgtttccCGCCATGTCTCAACACTCCCAGTTGTACCTCAAGCAGtggtttctctttttcttttccctaaAAACATGTTTAGATATGATTTCAATCGAATCCTGCTTGTGGAAAACATTGTAACAGGAATCAGCTGATAAGAGTGTGGCTGAACTCTCAGACAGGATAATTGCTTTCACTCCGAGTTGTTGTGGCTCTTTGCCGGATGACACTCAGTCGTCACAGCCGTCAGGCAGAGCTAATGTTgctcacagtttgttttcaaatgtcatgtgttctgctctttgttttttaattaaagtcaCAAATCCCTCTCCTACCATAACGTAGTGTTTGTTCAAACAGTAGTGGGCCTGAGATGATGGTGGCTTCAGTGGGTGGAGGATtacataaaataagaaaaaaagttgCTTACGATCGCCTCTTCCCAACACGAGGATCAAAACCTTCACAGGCTCCCAAGATGAATCTGAGGGCTCACAAGATGATTAAAGGGGCCggaaggaaaataaatatatcTCTATGAAACCTTAAATCTTTCTACCACTTTAGGCCCCTGAAGTCTGTCTTTAGTCAAACTGATCACAACTCTGGTCCACACTGTGGTCGTAACCTGTGAGCAGAGGTCACAAGACAAGTGTGGGAAGCACTTCAGTACAAAGTATTGACGCACTGTGAGAAGCGACTGCGGTGTGTGGAGGCAAATAAAGGCCACAATCATGACAGCTAGTAAATAGAAAGGTTGTCATCTATCTGGATTCATGAGCTTTGAATTCAACTCTGAAATGTCCTGTTGGTTACCTTTGCAATTTCCAAAATTTGGGGTTCATAAATTCAGATGAAAGTGTTCACAGTTTCCAGTCGCTCACCTTTTTTGGATCATGTGTCTGACAGAGTGTAACCTGATAGGATTTCTTGATTCTAGCCAGGCTTGATTACTTATCCGCCGGAGCCCAGATGTTCAAGTATCAATTTTTGATCTTGAattttgttttctgaatttTATGAACATGGGACAGGTGCAACATTAAAGACAATGTTGCACCTCAATCATCCAATCAGAGGACTGCACAGATTGGTTTGGCTGATTATCACCTTGAACTTACTGGAAGCATTTGTGTCACCGTTACAGTTTAAACCATATTCACCCAGATAGATGAGCTccaaagtaaaatatttcaatTCTAAAAACTCAGTGGTTTTCTCAGCATCCATTTGTCTATGTGATTTACATCATTACGGCCttgcacacagagcagagacgaGCAGTGGTACacagtttgatattttatttCTCAATGCAACAGATGATGTTATGTAACACACAACACGGACACTTGATGTAACGAAATAATGGATGAGGCGGAGGCCACATCTCCTCCATTAAGTCCATTACTTCTCTATATTCGGACATTTCAGAGTGTGTCATTGACCTTAAACATGGCCAGGCAGGGAGTTCACCGCTAACATAGCATTTAGCAGAAGTGCTTTGCTATGGTTACCTGCAGACTTTAATAGTGTACCTTGCACGTTAGTTTATACTGCAggttaaaggtggggtgagtcattcaggagaactgttgttgttgttattgccatcttctccttctccacaaTGAGATTGGACGTTAG
This Chaetodon auriga isolate fChaAug3 chromosome 5, fChaAug3.hap1, whole genome shotgun sequence DNA region includes the following protein-coding sequences:
- the got1l1 gene encoding putative aspartate aminotransferase, cytoplasmic 2 gives rise to the protein MCLDGFKMSRPGSSLDERGVSQNEDPDPGGRLSVFTSTQSGAVSPETRLLSAFKRDTQACKVYLAGREYYSEEGNTFALRLVGKIKQQLSADPTLRPEYPPPLGLAEFTRRATEVALGKSCRAIVENRVLGVQTPGFTAAVRLGAELLKHWYDACAAWCGPVYLSSPCDDSLAGIFQAAGIQDIREYYYWDDRRRGVCLEKLLEDLERAPERSVVVLTASGHYPTGADLSQNQWPVITQLITRRRLFPFLLLPAQALCYGDLERDAWPVQYCASQGMELLCAQSFSHCFGLYGEAVGHLLCVFKQNALRLSVQSQADKIVRSLWARPSAGGAHVVATVLSNPAHAVEWQGEVKHIVERCMLIRDILRERLRQLGAPGCWDHLTQQGGLYCCTGLNGEQVEFLTKRRHVYLLSDGCLNISAINGRNLDYIAESIHLALTTSL